Proteins found in one Arthrobacter pascens genomic segment:
- a CDS encoding IclR family transcriptional regulator: protein MQKLPLQKKPTYSIEAVDNALQLLQLLRDGGSLRLKDAANELGVAPSTAHRLLAMLVYRGFAVQDESRRYVPGPAMGAGPAGLSWTRLLREVARPHMELLCSRVNETVNLMIRVGTKVRFLDTVESTNVLRVGDRQGTVLPADKASGGKAMLAELDPAMIDQLFRSQNAEIGGDSIPDAEYAAFLRELETVRSNGFAANFEGTEEGISALGMALHNGKGEVVGAFSVATPVARFRRLFDAGLVGVMLETRRQLEIDIAANPAEPG, encoded by the coding sequence ATGCAGAAGTTGCCTCTTCAGAAGAAGCCCACCTACTCCATCGAGGCGGTGGACAACGCGCTCCAGCTGCTTCAGTTGCTGCGCGACGGCGGGAGCCTCCGGCTGAAGGACGCAGCAAACGAGCTGGGGGTTGCGCCCTCCACCGCCCACCGGCTCCTGGCCATGCTGGTGTACCGCGGTTTTGCGGTCCAGGATGAATCCCGGCGCTACGTGCCGGGGCCGGCCATGGGGGCAGGCCCCGCGGGGCTGAGCTGGACGCGGCTATTGAGGGAGGTGGCCCGGCCCCATATGGAGCTGCTGTGCTCCCGGGTGAACGAGACCGTCAACCTGATGATCCGGGTGGGGACAAAGGTCCGGTTCCTGGACACGGTTGAAAGCACCAATGTCCTTCGGGTGGGCGACCGGCAGGGCACAGTGCTGCCGGCAGACAAGGCCTCGGGCGGCAAAGCGATGCTGGCCGAGCTTGACCCCGCGATGATCGATCAGCTGTTCCGCAGCCAGAACGCGGAAATTGGCGGCGACAGCATTCCGGATGCGGAGTATGCGGCCTTCCTGCGGGAGCTGGAGACCGTCCGCAGTAACGGCTTTGCCGCCAACTTCGAAGGGACCGAGGAGGGGATCAGCGCCCTCGGCATGGCTCTGCACAACGGAAAAGGCGAGGTGGTTGGAGCGTTCAGCGTGGCCACCCCCGTGGCCAGGTTCCGCAGGCTGTTCGACGCAGGGCTGGTGGGAGTGATGCTGGAAACCCGGCGGCAGCTGGAAATCGACATCGCCGCCAATCCCGCCGAGCCGGGCTAA
- a CDS encoding cupin domain-containing protein yields MSISAENTTHESVAAGLAVPEPTPEEAVQLEQLYRDFASGNLIPLWTEIADLMPMVPSPKAVPHVWRWNDLYPLAARAGDLVPVGRGGERRAIALANPGLGNTPYATPTLWAAIQYLGAHETAPEHRHSQNAFRFVVEGEGVWTVVNGDPVAMRRGDFLLTPGWNFHGHHNDTDQPMAWIDGLDIPFVHYADAGFFEFGTERVTDEATPDISRSERLWAHPGLRPLSGLDDTTNSPIAAYRWEHTDRALREQLLLEDEGHPATVSQGHAAIRYSNPTTGGDVMPTIRAEFHRMRAGASTEALREVGSSVWQVFEGRGTATLNGKAMALEKGDLFVVPSWAKWSLQADTEFDLFRFSDAPIFERLNFNRTYIEGRTNK; encoded by the coding sequence GTGTCCATCAGTGCCGAGAACACGACTCACGAATCAGTTGCCGCCGGTTTGGCGGTTCCGGAGCCGACGCCCGAGGAGGCCGTCCAGCTCGAACAGCTGTACCGCGACTTTGCCAGCGGGAACCTGATCCCGCTGTGGACGGAGATCGCGGATCTGATGCCGATGGTCCCGTCCCCGAAGGCCGTGCCGCATGTCTGGCGCTGGAATGACCTGTACCCGCTGGCCGCCCGCGCCGGGGACCTGGTTCCGGTGGGCCGCGGCGGTGAGCGCCGCGCCATTGCCCTGGCGAACCCGGGCCTCGGCAACACTCCCTATGCCACTCCCACCTTGTGGGCGGCCATCCAGTACCTGGGCGCGCACGAGACCGCGCCCGAACACCGCCATTCGCAGAACGCGTTCCGGTTCGTGGTCGAAGGCGAAGGAGTGTGGACGGTGGTCAACGGGGATCCGGTGGCTATGCGCCGCGGCGACTTCTTGCTGACCCCTGGCTGGAACTTCCACGGCCACCACAACGACACCGACCAGCCGATGGCATGGATCGATGGCCTGGACATCCCGTTCGTGCACTACGCCGATGCCGGGTTCTTCGAGTTCGGCACCGAGCGCGTCACCGACGAGGCCACCCCTGACATCTCCCGGTCCGAGCGGCTCTGGGCCCACCCCGGCCTGCGCCCGCTCTCCGGGCTGGACGACACCACCAACTCCCCCATTGCCGCCTACCGCTGGGAGCACACCGACCGGGCCCTCCGCGAACAGCTGCTCCTTGAGGATGAAGGCCATCCGGCCACCGTCAGCCAAGGCCACGCCGCCATCCGGTACAGCAATCCCACCACCGGCGGGGACGTGATGCCCACCATCCGGGCCGAGTTCCACCGCATGCGCGCCGGAGCCTCCACCGAGGCCTTGCGCGAGGTCGGCTCCAGCGTCTGGCAGGTCTTTGAGGGCCGCGGTACCGCAACCCTGAACGGCAAGGCCATGGCCCTGGAAAAAGGCGACCTGTTCGTTGTCCCCTCATGGGCGAAGTGGTCCTTGCAGGCAGACACGGAATTCGATCTCTTCCGCTTCAGCGATGCCCCCATTTTCGAACGACTGAACTTCAACCGTACTTACATCGAAGGACGCACCAACAAATGA
- a CDS encoding fumarylacetoacetate hydrolase family protein, translating to MRLLTLRTSDGTKAVRQDGGTLTEIDGFSDVGALLKDAAWEEKAKGASGATHALDGADLAAVVPFPGKIICVGHNYRNHIQEMGREIPEHPTLFAKYAESLIGPNDDLALPQESDTVDWEAELAVVIGKKGRRITEADAQDHIAGYSVLNDISMRDYQFRTIQWLQGKTWEKSTPFGPALVTKEEFSAGPLMTSTVDGEVQQSTPTGDLVFTPEFLVSYISTIITLNPGDVIATGTPGGVGHAQDPKRYLQEGQLLVTTIEGLGQLANRVVKEA from the coding sequence ATGAGACTACTCACCCTCCGCACCTCCGACGGGACCAAAGCCGTACGCCAGGACGGCGGCACCCTCACCGAAATTGACGGCTTCTCCGACGTCGGAGCACTGCTCAAGGACGCAGCCTGGGAGGAGAAGGCGAAGGGCGCCAGCGGCGCAACGCACGCGCTCGACGGCGCCGACCTCGCCGCCGTCGTGCCTTTCCCCGGCAAGATCATCTGCGTGGGGCACAACTACCGCAACCACATCCAGGAGATGGGCCGGGAAATCCCGGAGCACCCCACCCTGTTCGCCAAATACGCCGAATCCCTGATCGGGCCCAACGACGACCTGGCCCTGCCGCAGGAATCAGACACCGTTGACTGGGAAGCCGAACTCGCCGTGGTCATCGGCAAGAAGGGACGCCGGATCACCGAAGCCGACGCCCAGGACCACATCGCAGGCTACTCCGTCCTGAACGACATCAGCATGCGCGACTACCAGTTCCGCACCATCCAATGGCTGCAAGGCAAGACTTGGGAGAAGTCCACCCCTTTCGGCCCAGCCCTGGTCACCAAGGAAGAATTCAGCGCCGGCCCGCTGATGACCTCCACGGTGGACGGTGAGGTCCAGCAGAGCACGCCCACCGGGGACCTCGTGTTCACCCCGGAGTTCCTGGTCTCCTACATCTCGACCATCATCACGCTGAACCCGGGCGACGTGATCGCCACCGGAACCCCCGGCGGAGTGGGCCACGCCCAGGACCCCAAACGCTACCTCCAGGAAGGCCAGCTCCTCGTCACCACCATCGAAGGCCTCGGCCAACTGGCGAACCGCGTGGTCAAGGAAGCCTGA
- a CDS encoding maleylpyruvate isomerase family mycothiol-dependent enzyme yields the protein MAARHDQTTDPQLLDALLQARRGTAFFARKLNELTDGGLDGPSLLPGWTRRHVVAHIGYNARAVARLVEWAATGVVTPMYPSTEVRDREISFGATLSPVALRNLFDHSAVHLNVEWRDLPEDAWHSKVRTIQGRLVAAEETVWMRTREVWVHAVDLDNGASFTDIPEPVLSRLLKDITGAWKSRGSDAGLLIEVSGQDTGHVIDDAGAEAPVVISGPLAGVVRWTTGRGAAGVTATQNGAVLAKVPAAPKWI from the coding sequence ATGGCCGCCCGCCACGACCAGACAACTGACCCGCAGCTGCTCGATGCGCTGTTACAGGCAAGACGAGGCACCGCTTTCTTCGCGCGCAAGCTCAACGAACTCACCGACGGCGGCCTCGACGGACCCTCGCTGCTGCCCGGCTGGACCCGCCGCCACGTCGTTGCCCACATCGGCTACAACGCCCGCGCCGTTGCGCGGCTGGTCGAGTGGGCCGCGACCGGCGTGGTAACCCCCATGTACCCGTCCACCGAGGTCCGCGACCGTGAGATCAGCTTCGGCGCGACACTCAGCCCCGTGGCCCTGCGGAACCTCTTTGACCACTCGGCAGTGCACCTGAACGTCGAATGGCGTGACCTGCCCGAAGACGCCTGGCACAGCAAGGTCAGGACCATCCAGGGCCGGCTGGTCGCGGCCGAGGAAACCGTCTGGATGCGCACCCGCGAAGTCTGGGTCCACGCCGTCGACCTCGACAACGGCGCGTCCTTCACCGACATCCCCGAACCGGTGCTCAGCCGGCTCCTCAAGGACATCACCGGCGCGTGGAAGAGCCGCGGCTCAGATGCCGGCCTGCTGATAGAGGTGTCGGGGCAGGACACAGGGCACGTGATCGACGATGCCGGCGCGGAAGCGCCGGTGGTTATCTCCGGTCCCCTGGCCGGGGTGGTCAGGTGGACCACAGGACGGGGCGCTGCTGGTGTCACCGCCACGCAGAACGGCGCCGTACTTGCCAAGGTGCCGGCGGCACCGAAATGGATCTGA
- a CDS encoding VOC family protein has protein sequence MPTLLNPYLGFRDNAREAMTFYQSVFGGELTLNTFGEFQASEDPAEAEKIMHGMLTANNGLVLMGADTPNGMDLASGSSISVSLSGDDEAELRGYWDKLAGDGGSVTVPLEQAPWGDIFGMCTDRFGTAWLVNVNGAQAAPAT, from the coding sequence ATGCCCACGTTGCTCAACCCATACCTTGGCTTTCGCGACAATGCCCGGGAGGCGATGACCTTCTACCAGTCCGTGTTCGGCGGCGAACTGACGCTCAACACCTTCGGGGAGTTCCAGGCCAGCGAAGACCCAGCAGAAGCCGAGAAGATCATGCACGGCATGCTGACCGCGAATAACGGCCTGGTGCTGATGGGGGCGGACACTCCCAACGGCATGGACCTCGCGTCCGGCAGTTCGATTTCGGTTTCGCTGAGCGGCGACGACGAGGCCGAACTGCGCGGTTACTGGGACAAGCTGGCCGGCGATGGGGGCTCCGTGACGGTCCCGCTTGAGCAAGCGCCGTGGGGAGACATCTTCGGCATGTGCACCGACAGGTTCGGGACCGCCTGGCTGGTCAACGTCAACGGTGCGCAGGCGGCCCCTGCTACCTAG
- a CDS encoding response regulator, protein MSAGKTELSGTQSGHRTSVLVVDDDPHLLKALRITLQAHGYAVDTAADGGTALRAASSRPPDLMVLDLGLPDLDGADVLRELRRWSSLPVLVLSARHGSSDKVDALDAGADDYITKPFGLDELLARLRALLRRVPEPESAPTVAASSFTVDLLQRIVTRDGNTVRLTPTEWGILELLVRNPGKLITQQHLLSAVWGPAYEKETNYLRVYMAQLRRKLEADPASPRHLLTEPGIGYRFVP, encoded by the coding sequence GTGAGCGCAGGCAAGACTGAACTTTCCGGCACCCAGTCCGGCCACCGGACCAGCGTCCTGGTGGTCGACGACGACCCCCACCTCCTGAAGGCGCTCCGGATCACGCTCCAGGCCCACGGCTACGCTGTGGATACAGCGGCCGACGGCGGAACCGCCTTGCGTGCCGCATCCTCCCGGCCGCCGGACCTGATGGTCCTGGACCTTGGATTGCCGGACCTGGACGGAGCGGACGTCCTGCGGGAACTCCGCCGGTGGAGCAGCCTGCCGGTGCTGGTGCTGTCCGCACGGCACGGCTCATCGGACAAGGTCGACGCCCTCGACGCAGGCGCGGACGACTACATCACCAAACCATTTGGCCTGGACGAGCTCCTTGCCCGGCTGCGTGCTCTCCTCCGCCGTGTCCCGGAGCCCGAATCGGCACCCACGGTGGCAGCGTCCTCCTTCACCGTGGACCTGCTGCAGCGGATTGTCACGCGCGACGGGAACACCGTCCGGCTGACTCCCACTGAATGGGGCATCCTGGAGCTCCTGGTCCGGAACCCGGGAAAACTCATTACACAGCAGCACTTGCTGTCAGCAGTCTGGGGGCCGGCCTACGAGAAGGAAACCAACTACCTCCGGGTCTACATGGCCCAGCTTCGCAGGAAGCTTGAAGCAGACCCGGCAAGCCCGCGGCACCTGCTGACGGAGCCTGGGATCGGGTATCGCTTCGTGCCCTGA
- a CDS encoding DUF4118 domain-containing protein — translation MARERIVIGLNGSDDAELLLRRAARILERSDGGELVAVHVRTAEDAPGESPQLLEAQRRLVVELGGTYRTLSGPDAAAALLDYARRSRATHIVVGQSRRKRLAGLLSGLLSGGTVETRVVRGAGDIDVQVVPRFEAQRAAARRRPDLGRARVAVGFALAAALPVVLQLLLAAFDHSVATAVLIQLAGAVAVALAGGLWPAVVGALWSSVLVNYFSTPPLGDLAISDPQDFLSLGVFVGVSVAVAGVVDTSARRSKEAARAQAEAATLGDLALGASRSEDTLEGILAEALDVFGATGAGVFSSRDAKAEGTGPASEPPGVRGPDGDGRAWRMVAGAGDTSGWAPGVTGPAASTAEEVDADTRLVLFGSEVPAAQSRLLGAFAVHVKAQLERRQLAVSRREVLRLAEGNTMRTAILRAVSHDLRTPLAGIKLAAGGLLQRSVTYTPEEERELLETIDECTDRLDQLVGNLLDMSRITADSVRPMLGPVRWSDVVAPALRGLPDGAVRVELPANMPTVEADPVLLERVIANIVENAVKYAPGSGITITGASDGLGTATLDGYPSGELRIIDHGVGVPARKVLEMFQPFQRLHDLPQSTGVGLGLAVADGFVKAMGGTLTAQETPGGGLTMVITLALSTGEAGARHAAGQPRQAAP, via the coding sequence ATGGCAAGGGAACGGATAGTCATTGGCCTCAACGGCAGCGACGACGCAGAACTGCTCCTCCGCCGCGCCGCCAGGATCCTGGAAAGGAGCGACGGCGGCGAGCTGGTGGCCGTCCACGTCCGCACCGCAGAGGATGCCCCGGGGGAGTCGCCGCAGCTCCTGGAGGCCCAGCGGCGGCTGGTTGTTGAGCTGGGAGGAACATACCGCACCCTGTCGGGACCCGACGCCGCGGCGGCCCTCCTCGACTACGCCCGCAGGTCCCGTGCCACCCACATTGTCGTCGGCCAGTCCCGGCGCAAGCGGCTGGCAGGACTTCTGTCAGGGCTGCTCTCCGGCGGGACCGTGGAGACTAGGGTGGTCCGCGGTGCAGGGGACATTGATGTCCAAGTAGTGCCACGCTTCGAGGCCCAGCGTGCTGCGGCGCGCAGACGCCCCGACTTGGGCCGGGCCAGGGTGGCTGTCGGCTTTGCGCTCGCAGCTGCGCTTCCCGTTGTGTTGCAGCTGCTGCTCGCGGCCTTCGACCACAGTGTTGCCACCGCCGTCCTGATCCAGCTTGCGGGAGCCGTTGCGGTGGCCCTGGCGGGCGGATTGTGGCCTGCCGTGGTCGGCGCGCTGTGGAGCAGCGTGCTGGTGAACTACTTTTCCACGCCGCCGCTTGGCGATCTGGCGATCAGCGATCCGCAGGACTTCCTCTCCCTCGGTGTTTTTGTGGGAGTGTCCGTAGCCGTCGCCGGCGTGGTGGACACGTCCGCCCGCCGGTCCAAGGAGGCCGCGCGCGCCCAGGCCGAGGCCGCGACGCTTGGTGACCTCGCGCTGGGCGCCTCCCGTTCCGAGGACACCCTCGAAGGGATCCTGGCGGAGGCCCTGGACGTTTTTGGCGCAACCGGCGCCGGCGTGTTCAGCAGCCGTGACGCCAAAGCCGAAGGTACCGGACCGGCGTCGGAACCCCCAGGGGTCCGCGGTCCGGACGGTGACGGCCGCGCCTGGCGGATGGTTGCCGGTGCCGGGGACACCAGCGGGTGGGCGCCTGGCGTCACCGGGCCTGCGGCCAGCACTGCAGAAGAGGTCGACGCCGATACCCGGCTTGTGCTGTTCGGCAGCGAGGTCCCGGCTGCCCAAAGCAGGCTGCTAGGTGCCTTTGCGGTCCATGTGAAAGCCCAGCTGGAGCGCCGCCAGCTGGCGGTGAGCCGCCGCGAGGTGCTGCGGCTGGCCGAAGGGAACACCATGCGCACTGCTATCCTGCGTGCTGTGTCCCACGACCTGCGGACGCCCCTTGCCGGGATCAAGCTCGCCGCGGGTGGGCTGCTGCAGCGCTCCGTCACCTATACGCCTGAGGAGGAAAGGGAGCTGCTGGAAACCATCGATGAGTGCACGGACCGGCTGGACCAGTTGGTGGGAAACCTGCTGGACATGTCGAGGATTACCGCCGATTCCGTCAGGCCCATGCTCGGGCCTGTGCGGTGGAGCGACGTTGTTGCCCCGGCCCTGCGGGGGCTCCCGGACGGTGCGGTCCGTGTAGAGCTGCCAGCCAATATGCCCACCGTGGAAGCTGATCCGGTGCTGCTGGAGCGCGTCATCGCTAATATCGTCGAAAACGCAGTCAAGTACGCGCCCGGTTCCGGGATCACCATCACTGGCGCCTCCGACGGCCTGGGTACGGCCACCCTGGATGGCTACCCTTCCGGCGAGCTTCGGATCATCGACCACGGCGTCGGCGTGCCCGCCCGGAAGGTGCTGGAAATGTTCCAGCCATTTCAGCGGCTCCACGATCTTCCCCAGTCCACGGGAGTGGGCCTGGGCCTGGCGGTCGCCGACGGGTTCGTCAAAGCCATGGGCGGCACGCTGACTGCACAGGAAACTCCTGGCGGCGGATTGACCATGGTCATCACGCTGGCCCTTTCCACCGGCGAAGCGGGCGCGCGTCACGCAGCGGGCCAGCCGCGGCAGGCGGCACCGTGA
- a CDS encoding amino acid transporter: MTTMSRPPADPSALPPTGPAALRNWLLVGLQDAKGSHPGAGGLAADREKKHHWWQVMCLTGVDYFSTLGYQPAIAALAAGAISPLATLVLVAVTLLGALPVYRRVAGESHKGEGSIAMLERLLPRWGGKLLVLVLLGFAATDFMITMTLSAADATAHLIENPFAPAWLHDQQVAVTLVLLALLAAVFLRGFKEAIGVAVVLVVAYLGLNVVVIARSILEAASHPVAVGDWWQTLTTSHGNPLMAVAIALLVFPKLALGLSGFETGVAVMPQVRGRATDTESNPAGRIQGTRKMLTAAAVIMSSFLVTSSFTTVVLIPANEFLPGGEANGRALAFLAHQYLGDGFGTLYDLSTIAILWFAGASAMAGLLNLVPRYLPRYGMAPEWAKAVRPLVLVFTLTGFLITWLFDADVDAQGGAYATGVLVLMTSAAVAVTLSARRLQQRKRTIGFGIIAVLFVYTTVANIFERPEGIRIAGFFILGIVGVSLLSRVLRSFELHATHVRLDTAALEFMAATLNGPIGIIAHEPVRQTAEAYRRKLASATEASHFPADYQALFLEVIVDDSSDFETALEVRGVLRHGYPVLEVHGPGVPNTIASVLLHIRDVTGLMPHIYFRWTEGNPVKNLLRFLVLGEGEIAPVTREILREAEPDVTKRPWVHVG; the protein is encoded by the coding sequence ATGACTACCATGAGCAGGCCGCCGGCAGACCCCTCGGCCCTTCCCCCGACGGGACCGGCCGCCCTCAGGAACTGGCTGTTGGTCGGGCTGCAGGATGCGAAGGGCTCCCATCCGGGTGCTGGCGGACTGGCGGCGGACCGGGAGAAGAAGCACCACTGGTGGCAGGTGATGTGCCTGACGGGCGTGGACTACTTCTCCACCCTCGGGTACCAGCCAGCCATTGCCGCCTTGGCAGCGGGTGCCATTTCGCCCCTGGCCACCCTTGTCCTGGTCGCTGTGACATTGTTGGGCGCTCTCCCCGTCTACCGGCGGGTGGCCGGCGAGAGCCACAAGGGGGAGGGATCAATCGCCATGCTGGAACGGCTGCTCCCCCGCTGGGGCGGCAAGCTTCTGGTGCTCGTGCTGCTGGGCTTTGCGGCCACGGACTTCATGATCACCATGACGCTTTCAGCTGCCGACGCCACCGCCCACCTGATCGAGAACCCCTTCGCACCGGCCTGGCTGCATGACCAGCAGGTGGCGGTGACTTTGGTCCTTTTGGCCCTTCTGGCTGCAGTGTTCCTCCGCGGCTTCAAGGAGGCCATTGGCGTGGCCGTGGTCCTGGTGGTGGCGTACCTCGGCCTGAACGTGGTGGTCATCGCCAGGTCAATCCTGGAGGCGGCCAGCCATCCCGTCGCCGTCGGCGACTGGTGGCAGACCCTGACGACGTCCCACGGTAATCCACTGATGGCAGTGGCGATCGCCCTGTTGGTCTTCCCCAAACTCGCCCTTGGCCTCTCTGGTTTCGAAACCGGCGTCGCAGTGATGCCGCAGGTCCGCGGCCGGGCCACTGATACGGAGAGCAACCCCGCTGGCCGGATCCAGGGCACGCGCAAGATGCTGACCGCTGCCGCCGTCATCATGAGTTCCTTCCTGGTCACCAGCAGCTTCACCACCGTGGTCCTTATCCCCGCGAACGAGTTCCTTCCCGGCGGTGAGGCAAACGGCCGTGCGCTGGCCTTCCTGGCCCACCAATACCTGGGCGATGGATTCGGCACCCTCTACGACCTGAGCACGATCGCGATTCTCTGGTTCGCCGGAGCGTCAGCGATGGCGGGCCTGCTGAACCTCGTGCCCCGGTACCTGCCCCGCTACGGCATGGCGCCCGAATGGGCCAAAGCGGTCCGCCCCCTGGTACTGGTCTTCACCCTCACCGGGTTCCTGATCACCTGGCTCTTCGATGCCGACGTCGATGCGCAAGGCGGCGCCTACGCCACCGGAGTCCTGGTCCTGATGACTTCCGCAGCCGTTGCCGTGACACTCTCGGCGCGCAGGCTGCAGCAACGCAAACGGACCATCGGCTTTGGCATTATCGCCGTCCTGTTTGTCTATACAACGGTGGCGAACATCTTCGAACGTCCTGAGGGCATCAGGATTGCGGGGTTCTTCATTCTGGGAATCGTCGGAGTTTCTTTGCTGTCCCGGGTCCTGCGTTCGTTCGAACTCCACGCCACACATGTCCGCCTGGACACAGCGGCCCTGGAATTCATGGCCGCAACCCTGAACGGTCCGATCGGGATCATCGCCCACGAACCCGTGAGGCAGACCGCTGAGGCGTACCGGCGGAAGCTTGCGTCCGCCACTGAGGCAAGTCACTTCCCGGCGGACTACCAGGCGTTGTTCTTGGAAGTGATCGTGGACGACTCGTCGGACTTCGAGACGGCGCTGGAGGTCCGCGGAGTTCTCCGCCACGGGTACCCGGTCCTGGAAGTCCATGGACCGGGGGTACCCAACACCATCGCGTCGGTGCTCCTTCATATCCGGGACGTGACCGGGCTGATGCCGCACATCTACTTCCGCTGGACCGAGGGGAATCCTGTCAAGAACCTCTTGCGCTTCCTCGTCCTGGGCGAAGGCGAGATCGCCCCCGTGACCCGTGAGATCCTGCGGGAAGCGGAACCCGATGTCACAAAGCGGCCCTGGGTGCATGTGGGCTGA
- a CDS encoding cupin domain-containing protein — protein sequence MSAVTVKALESKSFNEPDEKRRPPKTEVDVVTLGDTTLGRFTFEPGWRWSETVKTVVHTDSCQNNHVGFCTAGTLTVVMEDGSRATIHAGDAYSIPAGHDAWVENDETFVGFEIMSAATYAKPA from the coding sequence ATGTCCGCAGTAACTGTCAAGGCCCTAGAATCGAAGTCATTCAACGAACCTGATGAAAAGCGCCGTCCGCCCAAGACCGAAGTTGACGTGGTTACCCTCGGTGACACCACCTTGGGTAGGTTCACCTTCGAGCCCGGCTGGCGGTGGTCCGAGACCGTCAAGACCGTGGTCCACACCGACAGCTGCCAGAACAACCACGTGGGGTTTTGCACCGCCGGAACGCTAACAGTGGTGATGGAAGACGGAAGCCGCGCCACAATTCACGCCGGCGACGCCTATTCAATTCCCGCGGGCCATGATGCCTGGGTCGAAAACGATGAGACGTTCGTAGGTTTCGAAATCATGAGTGCGGCCACGTACGCCAAACCTGCTTAG
- a CDS encoding AfsR/SARP family transcriptional regulator, translated as MAAMPGLVIRLIGSPSIARMDSEAQQLRGRKAWGLLAYLTLERGGTSRHRLAALLFPDAEDPLGALRWNLSQVRRSLGDDVSLSGDPIRLILSPDCRCDVRVVLESRKPLESDRILPEGELLEGLSFADCPAFDAWLEVERHRIENCVQALLYERALAALAGGAPNEAAELASRAVERDPYNTDCQVVLVKSLISSGQHRWAREQVSRCRELFHKELGLGLPKEIRAALYDSAPSITEDVLPTEAAVRSYLDAASSSLSSGAVDRALDQLRLATELSGRNADHGLQAESLVALAGALIHQAGGRGAEVADLLHRAIVAGSRAGGSRINAAAYRELGFLSVQRGIPDNAARWLDEAMNAADGSVEEEAKILGVRGMMESDTAHYERALMSLTESEALAAKTGSRRQQGFSLAMIGRVHLLRGDLRGAAGPLHRSLDFITLERWTAFRPFVEGLLGETYLAENQPEKANPLIDHAWVLAEQGGDHCFQVMAASNQARLCMGRRDLDGAVRWIQRGLEIKPWYLWYTARLLDTASEIAIEVGSPKADEFAGRLHKLASSSGLRELTARAQSHRALLGDTSAASALPWLAKDIDNPALNTFLAGRAQL; from the coding sequence ATGGCTGCCATGCCCGGCTTAGTGATTCGGCTCATTGGATCACCGTCGATCGCACGAATGGACAGCGAGGCCCAACAACTCCGGGGCCGTAAGGCCTGGGGCTTGCTGGCGTACCTGACCCTTGAGCGCGGCGGGACAAGCAGACATCGTCTTGCTGCCCTGCTCTTCCCTGATGCCGAGGATCCATTGGGGGCACTGCGGTGGAATCTGTCTCAAGTCAGGCGCTCCCTTGGGGACGATGTCTCCCTCTCCGGCGACCCCATACGGCTGATCTTGTCACCAGATTGCCGTTGTGACGTTCGTGTTGTCCTGGAATCAAGGAAACCCCTCGAGTCGGACCGGATACTGCCTGAGGGTGAGTTGCTGGAAGGTTTATCTTTTGCCGATTGTCCGGCTTTCGATGCTTGGCTTGAAGTCGAGCGGCACAGGATCGAGAACTGCGTGCAGGCTCTCTTATATGAGCGGGCTCTGGCAGCCCTGGCCGGTGGGGCTCCCAACGAGGCCGCCGAGCTGGCGTCCCGTGCTGTGGAGCGGGATCCGTACAATACGGACTGCCAGGTGGTTCTGGTGAAGTCGCTTATTTCGTCAGGTCAGCATCGGTGGGCACGCGAACAGGTTAGCCGCTGCCGCGAACTGTTCCACAAAGAGTTGGGCCTCGGTTTACCGAAGGAGATCCGGGCCGCCCTTTACGATTCGGCGCCGTCCATCACTGAGGACGTCCTTCCTACAGAAGCTGCCGTGCGGTCCTATCTTGATGCTGCAAGTTCTTCCCTCTCGTCGGGTGCTGTGGACAGGGCTTTGGATCAACTGAGGCTAGCGACCGAATTGTCTGGACGCAATGCGGACCACGGTTTGCAGGCTGAGTCGCTGGTCGCGCTGGCCGGGGCCCTGATTCATCAGGCAGGTGGTCGAGGCGCTGAAGTGGCAGATCTCCTGCACCGGGCGATTGTTGCCGGAAGCCGTGCTGGTGGATCCCGAATAAACGCAGCTGCTTACCGTGAGCTTGGATTTCTTTCGGTGCAGCGCGGCATCCCCGACAATGCTGCACGATGGCTTGATGAGGCAATGAATGCCGCCGATGGATCGGTTGAGGAAGAGGCCAAGATCCTTGGTGTTCGAGGCATGATGGAGTCGGACACCGCCCACTATGAGCGGGCGCTCATGTCCCTTACCGAGTCCGAGGCGCTGGCTGCGAAAACAGGCAGTCGGCGCCAGCAGGGCTTCAGTTTGGCCATGATCGGGCGCGTGCATCTACTCCGAGGAGATCTTCGCGGGGCTGCGGGGCCCTTGCACCGATCTCTCGATTTCATCACATTGGAACGATGGACAGCTTTCCGCCCCTTCGTAGAGGGGCTGCTGGGCGAAACGTACCTCGCCGAAAATCAACCGGAAAAAGCGAATCCCCTCATCGATCATGCCTGGGTACTGGCAGAACAGGGCGGGGACCACTGCTTCCAGGTCATGGCTGCCAGCAACCAGGCGCGCCTATGCATGGGACGCCGAGACCTCGACGGCGCAGTCCGGTGGATCCAGCGTGGACTCGAAATCAAACCCTGGTACTTGTGGTACACAGCAAGGCTGCTTGATACGGCATCCGAAATCGCCATTGAAGTCGGCTCTCCGAAAGCCGACGAATTCGCCGGTCGGCTCCACAAACTGGCCAGCAGCAGCGGGCTGCGGGAACTCACGGCAAGAGCACAATCGCACCGTGCCCTCCTCGGTGATACGTCCGCGGCGTCCGCACTCCCGTGGTTGGCAAAGGACATAGACAACCCCGCGTTAAATACATTTCTTGCGGGTAGGGCGCAGCTTTAG